CTTCACTCCCATTTTGCACGCCTCGTTATTTTTCCAGACTGCGAAGCTACCGCTAAAGGTCGCCCCAAGCTGCGGGAGCACCTACGCAGCCACACACAGGAGAAGGTGGTGGCGTGTCCAGGCTGCGGCGGGATGTATGCAAACAACACCAAGTTCTTCGACCACATCATTCGACAGAACGCCATGGAAGGTAGAGTCAGTCAGAGTAATGTCAAAGTACATTGTTAAAACATTCTTGGGCTTGTATTGAATTGGTGccctgtgtgcgtgtgtgcgtgtcgTGCAGGTCAGAGGTTCCAGTGTTCTCACTGCTCCAAACGTTTTGCAACAGAGCGACTCCTCAGAGACCACATGAGAACCCACGGTCAGTTTCTACCTCATCAGTTGGACCTTCAGGCACTCGTTCATCTCAATGATCTTGTTTTGAGAGTGAAGAAACGCTAGTTTGTGTTTCATATGTTTCAACAGTGAGCCACTACAAATGCCCTCTGTGCGACATGACGTGCCCGTCACCCTCGTCGCTGCGCAGCCACATCAAGTTCCGCCACAGCAACGAGAAGCCGTACAGCTGCGAGTATTGTGAATACAGGTGCTTTGTCTTCTCCAGCTGCGACCGTGCAACCCGAGATCGTCCTCACGAACGGGGTTTCAAAGCTTTCTCCTGTTTGCGTTTTGCAGCTGTAAGAATCTGATCGACCTGCGTAAACACCTGGACACCCACAGCATCGATCCAGCGTTCCGCTGCGACGTTCCCGGGTGTAGCTTCACGTCTCGTACACCCGGCACCATGAAGATTCACCACCAGAAGGAGCACGAGGTGAGCGCTGATGAAACGGCATTAGCGGATTTCAGCTTTCCCACCTGAAAAGTCAAgtaaaattctttgtttttgttttcccgtAATCAGGGGACTTTTACAGCTCGCTACAAATGTCATGTGTGCGGCCAATGTTTCACCAGAGGCAACAGCCTGACAGTGCATCTCCACAAAAAGCATCAATTCAAATGGCCATCAGGACACCCCAGGTTCAGGTATGTGTCCAGTTTAAGGAGATCAGCATTGCTTTGAAAGTATTTATCCCATTTggacgttttcacattttgactcgtttttttgttgtgttttcttagggttttatgtgatagaaaaacacaaaacagttgAAAATTGTGAATCAGAAGCAAAAGGTTGTATGGTCGTCAAACAGTTGAAGCTTTTTACAATAAACTCATTTGGagtcaaaatattttgtctgatCATCTTTATAAAAATCCCCCAAAGTTAGATTTGATGGAGGGAGGCTGACCCATCAATTTTTTAAAGTCCAAAACATGTGATTTTCTTATTGAACCAAGTAATGCTTTAGACTTTAGATACAAAGAATTTAAAAGTAGATGAGAGTGATAAGAAATATATCAACATTTCTGATGCTTATTGATGATTTGTGAAACAGTGAAGAATCTAGTAAAAAAGTAACATTCCTAAGAATGCCAGTTTGGTTTTTAACATCATTAATGAAAATCATAATAACCTTTCAGGATAAATGATTaacaaaattgtattaaatagTGTTTTGTGGATACAGTTGTGGTTTTCTGATTTGGCTCTAATCAACCTATCAGGTACAAAGAGCATGAGGACGGCTTCATGCGGCTGCAGCTGATTCGCTACGAGAGCGTGGAACTGACGGAGCAGCTGATGAGGGAAAAGCAGAAGAGGTCGGCGGAGGATGACGATGACAATGACGACGGCCCCGCTGACGGTCAGGAGCTGGAGGACGACCCTGCAGCACAGgcagccgctgctgctgcttcgcAGGTGCAGGTGCAGCTCAGAGGGGTTCtgctggaggagcagaggaCTGAGGAAACCTCGACGAGAACGGAAGAAGCCGGTCAGGTGGAGGACATGCTGTACGTCCTAACAGGGGATGAGGACTCGGTCATACTGCAGCTCCAGGGTGCTGCCCACCAGCAAGGCATGCAGGTGGACTGACCACTGGTTCTAAAACGGGATAACTGGACGCCTGTTTGAGGCAACCCAAACCGTATCATGTGACGCATTCTTTATCGAAGATCATTTTTACCGGTAtttaaagggatttttatttattcagtaataTATCAAGACTTTGCTTTGACATGTAAACCACAGCCTTTAAAGCTAAGTCACTGAAGtaaagagaggggaaaaaaccaAGCCTGGTTTTGACTTAAATACTTTGAGTCATGAGAAAATACTTGATGTTTGGTCAGTTTGaataaagatctttttttttaatgtgtttgtttctatttGTTCTCAAAAACATGCACTTGCTAACATGAATGTAGTTTCTATTGTTTTCGGCTGAGTTGATGTTTAATTCTGATAAATC
The DNA window shown above is from Poecilia reticulata strain Guanapo linkage group LG14, Guppy_female_1.0+MT, whole genome shotgun sequence and carries:
- the hinfp gene encoding histone H4 transcription factor; translated protein: MAPNKRAQKKPLKVECEWASCGESFSQMENFCKHAEAHLTEEEEEAEGERNCLWRDCGFCSVDGPEELRRHLLFHCYHTKLKQLGQQALDAQPELGSCSIAYHNRNIIPDIPDNFVCLWEECEQAPYENPEWFYRHVEMHTLSIEIPTGEWEFPIRCGWKDCEATAKGRPKLREHLRSHTQEKVVACPGCGGMYANNTKFFDHIIRQNAMEGQRFQCSHCSKRFATERLLRDHMRTHVSHYKCPLCDMTCPSPSSLRSHIKFRHSNEKPYSCEYCEYSCKNLIDLRKHLDTHSIDPAFRCDVPGCSFTSRTPGTMKIHHQKEHEGTFTARYKCHVCGQCFTRGNSLTVHLHKKHQFKWPSGHPRFRYKEHEDGFMRLQLIRYESVELTEQLMREKQKRSAEDDDDNDDGPADGQELEDDPAAQAAAAAASQVQVQLRGVLLEEQRTEETSTRTEEAGQVEDMLYVLTGDEDSVILQLQGAAHQQGMQVD